The Ptiloglossa arizonensis isolate GNS036 chromosome 2, iyPtiAriz1_principal, whole genome shotgun sequence sequence TGCAGTCCTTCAGCTGCATCTGTGATtccttcgttcgatgaaaatttatgtccaggcaacaattttttcagtTCAAAAGATAACCAGATGTTTGAGGGAATTATAGTCAGCGAGTTGGAGACGTGTGGTACGAATTGGAATTCAATTTCGTAATGAAACGCGCTTTCATCCTTGCAGAAAAAAGACCAGCTGATGGATCATTTTTAAAATCAAGGTAAGTGCGACTAATTTTTGACACTAACGCGATCATTgacatttacaatttatttgtgtttatttttctatgTTGTCTATTTTTAGTGATAGAAGcactatgtttttttttttttttattttcattctgaaTTTAGCGACAGTGGGAACAATGTAATTAAGATTTAAATACTACTTCGATGGAGAGgcgtgaaattttcaaacgctCCTCGAACGCGAATGCAATAATCAAATTTGAACGAATAAACGTAATAATACCAACCGGTGTAATAATTCCATTGTATCACACATTGACTACAGGTAACGTAGGGTGGTAACGTTACCTTATACCGAAATATAGCTTTTTTCTCAGTGTCCAGAGGTATCTCAAaccgaacatctcgagttccAGATACGTACAAAGGATACCTTAAGgataaaaaaatacgaaaaatttactATACATTACGCCATACTTGTATTAATAACGTATCTACACGATACCGTAGAAACAATGTTTTGTTACCTATCGAAGCATTCTTGGGTCGCCTCGTTCCTTGGATTATTAGTAGGACAGAGATACATTTCGAATCTCCCCAAATGATTCGCAGTTAGTTCAATCTCGACGTCAATATCCTGTGTATGTGAACAACATCACGAACAAATGAAACATAAGAAAACTGTAGAATAATCTAATAGGCACTCTGTCTGCAAGTAAACAAATTAACAACCTAGCGAATGAAAACCCGGATAGATAAAATTATCATACTTGTGGTATTTATCCGTAAATTATTTCACACAGGTGTACCAAAATCAAGTGTAACTTGTCAAGTGACAAGTCAAGTGACCTCCACTCACGAGAGGAACATCGCTCAAATTTGGTAAAAAATGTGTGAAAGGTAATCTTTGATAAAGTTACAAAGTGTCTTGAACTTCTCactgtttttaaattaaaaaatattaacgatttcCATCGCTCGAGTCACCGAATGGAAAGTGGTGGGAGAAGGGACTGGCGCATGCGCATTTGGAACCTCGATCTCTCTTGGCCAGACTATAACCTGTTTACTCTCCTGGTTAGACGGTACCTATGAGTCGTGATTTCAGCTCGAAGGAAAAAGGATCGATGTTTAAACAGAATCGGTACTTTCCCCTGGGATAAATGACAACGAGTGGAACAGAGACAAACGGGGATTATTGTATTCGCAGTTTGATAGATTAGTAATTTTTTCAACGCGAATAGAAAACCCGTTTTTGTTGCATTGGTCTCATAATTAATCGTAgagatagaaataaaattaaatcacCTGACCGGTCGTGTAGTGTCTAACAATGGTTCCTTTCGCGTAGTCACCACCTGCTTCGTGTGGTCTTGGCTCGTTTAAGTGATAAGCATCTCCACAAATTCCGCATTGGCCTTTATTTTGCACCCATTGCACTAAACAGTAATACCTCTACAATAACTTGCCGACAATCGCTAAGATacagtattaaaattaaaatttattttgtgaaatttattttgtaaaatttattttgtaaaattctcgATCATGATTTTTGTTACTAGAGTCAACGTTTGATCGTTGGttacataattataaaatagtttCGGTGATACTTCAAACGACATTTGTCTTCGAACATCCTGAATATAATATTAACAAACATATGGGATCTTTACTCGAGATCTATAAGTAAACGTTCCTCGCGATACTATAGTTTCTTTCCGTTTCGCAAATTAAAgcttcgttatcgagatatgAGCAGTTAAAATTTTATATGCATGTAAATATCATGTACACGTGTTTCTCGCGTGTGAGTGCATACctttatgtgtgtgtgtgtgtgtgcgtgactGTACAATCAGCTGACTGGAATATAAATGCATAGCGCGTACGGGAGTCACATCGGTAAACTTTAACTACTTCTATCTTGGTAACGAAACTTCGGATTGCATAATGGTGATGGACTTTTCGATTTCTCTTCACACGAGGAATCGATCCTTGAAAAAGGCTCCAGATTTTCGTAAACGTATAATTTCAATTACGGTGATCGTTTTCATAATTACCATTATCAAGTAACTCACCTGCATACCCGCCACAATAGAGCTCGTTGTCGTTGTAATTCACAGGATTAGGATACCCAAAACGCCACATGCAATTTCGAGCTGGCGGATCCATGAGACGTCCATGACCATTTACGTGAATTGGATTTAAAACCTTCGGAATTATCACTTTTTATTCTTCTAAACATCATACTTACTCCATAAACATCTCCCGTACAAACGTGACGAGAAACGAATATCAAATACAAATCGTACACTTCGGTTAGAAGGAAATAATTAATTACGTAACTAATGAGATGACTGATAAGTTGCAGCATATTACAGCTTTTTAAACAACTGTTTACAGTCAATGTACAAGCACATAAGAACCATTTATCGGACAGTCGAtcgaattgaacaaaattttcgtgtcGAACTGAatgcaacacgagaaattcaaacTACTGTTGTCTGCGATTGTGAAAGATGGTTCGGTAAATTAACGTCCGACAGATTTACAAGGAATGTTtaaacgttcgcgaaatttcggttgctctGTTTGACAGACACGCGGGGAAGAATATGTACTTTACTTAAAACAAAATAAACAGGCAAGCGACCATGTTACGAAACACGATGGCGTAAAAGTAAATCGCGCAACTGACAGGCATGTTGAATCATTTTAAACGAGCCCTCTATAAAACGTGTTATCGTAGTAAACTTTCCTTACCAATGGGAAGAATGAGAATGCACGCGTCTAAAAATTAAATGTCAATTATGAGAATGCACGCGTCTAAAAATTAAATGTCAATTCGTCCTAATTTACTTATTCGAAGATTCATCTTTTCGTAACGTTTAAGTTCATTCGATACACTGGGACAAACGaacgataaagaaaaatatttcttacgcgGTTTTCACGATTGTTGAACAACAGGgatgtttctctttattttcgtttattcgaCGCCCGAGTGAACGATCATTTTAATTTACTTACGTGCAGCAGAAAACAGGATACTACGGACAATATACCCGGGCACCGAAATCTGGTAATCATAGTTACCTAAAACAGAGTTTATGCATAGACAATATTTGCAATGTTATCGGCCCTgtttatttttaacgagttcGCGTGAATTTAAACGACAAATAAACTCGCATTGATAAAATACCATATTTTTTGAGActtagaaaaaattataaaattgtaaaatatagagAATAACAACAGTTACGATCGAACAATTATGTTTCTTATTCGTTCGtaaaatgaatatatttttttaaattaatattttacacgcaGGAAGAAATGTTTGTCGGTAATAATTTTAATGTATGTAACTAAATTCTCAAAGTGGTGTATACG is a genomic window containing:
- the LOC143154759 gene encoding uncharacterized protein LOC143154759 isoform X1; protein product: MITRFRCPGILSVVSCFLLHVLNPIHVNGHGRLMDPPARNCMWRFGYPNPVNYNDNELYCGGYAVQWVQNKGQCGICGDAYHLNEPRPHEAGGDYAKGTIVRHYTTGQDIDVEIELTANHLGRFEMYLCPTNNPRNEATQECFDRYPLYVSGTRDVRFEIPLDTEKKAIFRYKVTLPPYVTCSQCVIQWNYYTGNMWGICENGTEAGGCGRPETFRNCADISIVTSTAGVPPLFVQQDNPFLLYYKDYRSPNNIFPLVVRSQICMPTSLYRRIPGMGDWCQTNCLRYPPNCPSAICQCPEVCDAIGEIAGKEGASVYCMDKCLVYPPNCPLHRCRCY